A stretch of the Filimonas lacunae genome encodes the following:
- the der gene encoding ribosome biogenesis GTPase Der gives MSFTVAIVGRPNVGKSTFFNRLLESRKAIVDDVSGVTRDRQYGITDWNGRTFNVIDTGGFVVGSDDVFETEIRKQVKIAIDEADVLVFMTDAAVGITELDEAMADMLRRTKRPVFLAVNKVDNSERQLAATEFYSMGFDSIFFLSSMTGSGTGELLDAVTEMMPVDAEETEIGENELPRFAIMGQPNVGKSSLLNALIGEERTIVSDIAGTTRDTIHTHYNLYQKEFILIDTAGIRKKSKEKDDLEFYSIIRAIKAMDEADVCLLLIDADKGITAQDINIYSLAARKGKGIVVLVNKWDLIEGKETNTARDYEKNLKQRLAPFNDVPIVFISAKDKTRIFKGIELAIEVFENKKRKVQTSVLNEVMLKAVQAYRAPVVRGHAITIKYVTQLPTQTPSFAFFSNFPDDIKQPYKNYLENQLRKNFDFKGVPVRLFFRKK, from the coding sequence ATGTCATTTACTGTAGCGATAGTTGGTAGACCCAACGTGGGAAAGAGTACATTTTTTAATCGTCTTCTGGAATCGCGTAAGGCGATTGTGGACGATGTAAGCGGTGTTACGCGCGATCGCCAGTATGGCATAACAGACTGGAATGGGAGAACTTTCAACGTAATTGATACCGGTGGTTTTGTGGTTGGTTCGGACGATGTGTTTGAAACCGAAATTCGCAAACAGGTAAAAATAGCGATAGATGAAGCTGATGTGCTGGTGTTTATGACAGATGCAGCTGTGGGTATTACGGAGCTGGATGAGGCTATGGCTGATATGCTGCGTCGTACTAAAAGACCAGTGTTTTTAGCAGTGAATAAGGTGGATAACAGTGAAAGGCAATTGGCTGCTACTGAGTTCTATAGCATGGGCTTTGATAGTATCTTTTTCCTGAGCAGCATGACGGGAAGCGGCACCGGCGAATTACTGGATGCTGTTACTGAAATGATGCCTGTTGATGCGGAAGAAACTGAAATAGGTGAAAATGAATTGCCACGTTTTGCTATTATGGGGCAACCGAACGTAGGTAAGTCATCTTTATTGAATGCACTGATTGGTGAAGAGCGTACCATTGTAAGTGATATAGCTGGCACAACACGTGATACTATTCATACCCATTATAACCTGTATCAGAAAGAGTTTATATTAATTGATACAGCCGGTATTCGTAAAAAGAGTAAGGAAAAAGACGATCTGGAGTTTTACTCCATCATCCGTGCTATTAAAGCAATGGACGAAGCGGATGTGTGTTTATTGCTCATTGATGCCGACAAAGGCATTACTGCACAGGATATCAATATCTATTCTTTAGCTGCCCGTAAGGGTAAAGGTATTGTAGTGTTGGTGAACAAGTGGGATTTGATTGAAGGAAAGGAAACCAACACTGCCCGTGATTACGAGAAAAACCTGAAACAACGCCTTGCACCGTTTAATGATGTGCCTATTGTGTTTATTTCAGCAAAAGATAAAACCCGTATTTTCAAAGGCATTGAGCTGGCTATAGAAGTATTTGAAAACAAAAAGCGCAAAGTACAAACCAGCGTGTTGAATGAAGTGATGTTGAAGGCGGTGCAGGCTTATCGCGCACCGGTAGTGCGTGGGCATGCCATTACCATTAAGTATGTGACCCAGTTGCCTACTCAAACCCCTTCATTTGCTTTCTTCTCCAACTTCCCGGATGATATTAAGCAGCCTTATAAAAACTATCTGGAAAATCAACTGCGCAAAAACTTTGATTTCAAAGGGGTGCCGGTGAGATTGTTTTTCAGGAAGAAGTAA
- the era gene encoding GTPase Era encodes MKAGFVNIFGKPNAGKSTLLNALLGEKLAIVSSKVQTTRHRIKGFLTEPGQYQIIFSDTPGIIEPKYKLHQKMMGSVKNALEDADVALLMVDAKDSKEENHELFSSLRLKVPCVVVINKTDAVKPAALEEVKAFFAAQPYAKQVITISALKQSNLDELKNAIIHFLPEGDPFYNDEDLTDLPTKFFVGEMVREKVFLLFGDEIPYHTAVLVNEFKEKDTLIKIQADIIVQRESQKAILIGEKGSMIKQIGSAAREDIEAFLQQKVFLQLFIKVRPKWRDNDQQLKEYGYH; translated from the coding sequence ATGAAGGCAGGTTTTGTTAACATATTCGGTAAGCCCAACGCGGGAAAAAGCACCTTGTTAAATGCATTACTCGGTGAAAAGCTAGCTATTGTATCTTCCAAAGTTCAAACTACACGCCATCGCATCAAAGGCTTTTTAACAGAGCCAGGTCAATACCAGATCATATTTTCCGATACACCGGGCATTATAGAGCCTAAGTATAAGTTGCATCAAAAAATGATGGGCTCGGTAAAAAATGCATTGGAAGATGCGGATGTGGCGCTGTTGATGGTGGATGCCAAAGACAGTAAGGAAGAAAACCATGAACTGTTTAGTAGTTTACGGTTGAAGGTGCCTTGTGTGGTGGTGATTAATAAAACGGATGCAGTAAAGCCGGCAGCGCTGGAAGAAGTGAAAGCCTTTTTTGCGGCACAGCCTTATGCCAAACAAGTGATTACTATTTCTGCGTTGAAGCAAAGTAACCTGGATGAATTAAAAAATGCCATCATTCATTTTTTACCGGAAGGTGATCCGTTTTACAATGATGAAGATCTGACCGATTTACCCACTAAGTTTTTTGTGGGCGAAATGGTACGTGAAAAGGTGTTTCTGTTGTTTGGTGATGAAATACCGTATCATACGGCGGTGTTGGTGAATGAGTTTAAAGAAAAGGATACATTAATAAAAATACAGGCAGATATTATTGTTCAGCGCGAATCGCAGAAAGCGATATTGATAGGAGAGAAGGGTTCTATGATTAAACAGATAGGCTCGGCTGCGCGTGAAGACATTGAAGCCTTTTTGCAACAAAAAGTATTTCTTCAATTGTTTATTAAAGTGCGACCTAAGTGGCGCGATAATGACCAGCAATTAAAAGAATACGGTTACCATTAA
- a CDS encoding head GIN domain-containing protein → MKLKLVALLGIFCLVAGCDITAQETIVHDANAQVRTVGAFTGVEVGGAMVVYISQGKTQAVAVSASDEKYVAKIKTEVKNGVLYIHPESGAWNGWNWGNKNIKAYVTVTELNNLEVNGASTVQVSGSIHVKQLNMEVSGASSFKGALAGSSINLEATGASSVTVSGSVDVFNVEASGASSVKGYDLTTATCNAEASGASGISITVTKELSAEASGASSIGYKGSAVAKNIETSGASSIKRKD, encoded by the coding sequence ATGAAATTGAAGTTAGTAGCCCTTTTAGGAATATTCTGCCTGGTGGCAGGTTGCGATATCACTGCCCAGGAAACGATAGTGCACGATGCCAATGCCCAGGTGCGTACTGTAGGCGCTTTTACAGGCGTGGAAGTGGGCGGGGCCATGGTGGTATATATATCACAGGGAAAAACACAGGCAGTGGCTGTAAGCGCCAGTGATGAAAAATATGTGGCCAAGATTAAAACAGAGGTAAAGAATGGTGTTTTATATATTCATCCGGAGTCTGGTGCGTGGAATGGCTGGAACTGGGGTAATAAAAATATTAAAGCCTATGTAACTGTTACTGAATTAAACAATCTGGAAGTGAATGGCGCTTCAACGGTGCAGGTAAGTGGAAGCATTCATGTGAAACAGCTGAATATGGAAGTTTCCGGTGCCAGTTCATTTAAAGGTGCATTAGCCGGTTCCTCCATTAACCTGGAAGCTACAGGGGCATCCAGTGTTACTGTATCTGGTAGTGTGGATGTGTTCAATGTAGAAGCCAGTGGCGCCAGCAGTGTAAAAGGCTACGACTTAACTACTGCCACCTGCAATGCAGAAGCTTCCGGTGCATCGGGCATCAGCATTACTGTAACTAAAGAATTAAGTGCAGAAGCCAGTGGTGCTAGCAGCATAGGATATAAGGGTAGCGCGGTTGCTAAAAACATTGAAACAAGCGGCGCTTCTTCTATAAAGAGAAAAGATTGA
- a CDS encoding TonB-dependent receptor: MKHFLGTLTAVLAAVFTQAQTLNLKVNSQQHQPLAGINATFSKEGKKWTIISNNSGDIVFTPGETGNYDLTLEAVGKKTVKQSVTLQQGASSLTLTLEELDYMLAPLEVRAIRASDKAPFTKTNIDKADIAKQNLGQDLPFLLNQTPSVIVNSDAGNGVGYTAMRIRGTDGSRINVTLNGIPYNDAESQGSFFVDLPDLASSASSIQIQRGVGTSTNGAGAFGATLNIATNEFSEKPYAESNNSFGSFNTWKNTIKAGTGLINDHFTVDARISRLQSDGYIDRASSDLKALYLTGAYVSKNTSVRFNLITGKEKTYQAWYGVPDYILATGNRTYNPAGLDKPGTPYDNQTDNYQQDHYQLFVNQALGNDWTLNIASFLTRGKGYYEEYVANQFYADYGLPNVVLNGTSYDSTDLVRDLWLNNYFYGQTFSLQYKQPSNEITFGGSWTIYDGKHYGNIIWANMGIPKDYQYYYLTARKTDMNAYAKWLHQLNRNWSLFGDLQYRHVQYNIDGFESNPGLFIKRNFNFINPKAGISYNRNGWNAYFSYALANKEPNRTDFEAQQVQQPKKETLHDFELGVERKQGRYNWGATVYYMLYKDQLVLTGARNDVGAYTRINTPNSYRLGLELQGGVVLNKWLNIQANTTISRNKIKAFTSYIDEYDGNGKLLGQQATAYSNTDISFSPAIIVGGSINLTPVKNLELSLLSKYVGKQYLDNTQDNERKLNDYYVQDARVIWTVKHFLFNEWNFTGQVNNLFNRKYEANGANYPGIYDGTPTNYIYYSTMAGTNFMLGVNIKL, encoded by the coding sequence ATGAAGCATTTTCTGGGAACATTAACCGCTGTATTGGCAGCCGTTTTTACCCAAGCACAAACTCTAAACTTAAAAGTAAACAGCCAGCAACACCAGCCACTGGCAGGCATCAACGCTACTTTCAGCAAAGAGGGTAAAAAGTGGACCATCATCAGCAACAATAGCGGAGATATTGTATTTACACCAGGTGAAACCGGCAATTACGACCTGACGCTGGAAGCGGTAGGTAAAAAAACAGTGAAGCAGTCCGTTACTTTACAGCAGGGCGCTTCAAGCCTTACACTTACGCTGGAAGAGCTGGACTACATGTTAGCTCCACTGGAAGTTCGCGCTATCCGGGCATCCGACAAAGCTCCTTTTACTAAAACCAATATTGATAAAGCAGACATCGCTAAACAAAACCTGGGGCAGGACTTACCTTTCCTGCTCAATCAAACGCCTTCCGTGATTGTCAACTCAGACGCAGGTAATGGTGTTGGTTATACTGCCATGCGCATCAGGGGCACCGATGGCTCTCGCATTAACGTAACATTAAACGGTATCCCTTACAACGATGCGGAAAGTCAGGGTAGCTTTTTTGTAGACCTTCCCGATCTGGCATCTTCTGCCAGCAGCATTCAGATACAACGGGGTGTAGGTACCTCTACCAATGGCGCCGGTGCTTTCGGAGCCACCCTTAACATAGCCACCAACGAGTTCAGTGAAAAGCCGTATGCCGAAAGCAATAACAGCTTTGGCTCGTTCAATACCTGGAAAAATACTATTAAAGCAGGTACAGGCCTTATTAACGATCACTTTACAGTAGATGCACGTATCAGTCGTTTACAAAGTGATGGATATATAGACAGAGCATCTTCCGATCTGAAAGCACTATACCTTACCGGAGCTTATGTAAGCAAAAACACATCCGTACGTTTTAATCTTATTACCGGCAAAGAAAAAACCTACCAGGCCTGGTATGGTGTACCAGATTATATACTGGCAACCGGCAACAGAACCTATAACCCTGCCGGCCTGGACAAACCCGGAACTCCTTACGACAACCAAACCGATAACTACCAGCAGGATCACTACCAGTTATTTGTGAACCAGGCTTTGGGCAACGACTGGACTCTGAACATAGCATCTTTCTTAACCAGGGGTAAAGGCTATTATGAAGAGTATGTAGCCAACCAGTTTTATGCCGATTATGGCTTACCAAACGTAGTGCTCAATGGCACCTCTTACGATTCTACCGACCTGGTAAGAGACTTGTGGCTGAACAACTACTTTTATGGACAAACCTTCTCATTGCAATACAAGCAACCTAGTAATGAAATAACCTTTGGTGGTAGCTGGACTATTTACGATGGCAAGCACTATGGCAACATCATCTGGGCCAACATGGGCATTCCTAAAGATTATCAATATTATTATCTTACTGCCCGTAAAACAGATATGAATGCGTACGCCAAATGGCTTCACCAGCTCAACCGTAACTGGAGCCTATTTGGAGACCTTCAATACAGACACGTACAATACAATATAGATGGCTTTGAAAGTAATCCTGGTTTATTTATCAAGCGCAACTTCAACTTCATTAATCCCAAAGCAGGCATCAGCTACAACCGTAATGGCTGGAACGCTTATTTCAGCTATGCTTTAGCGAATAAAGAGCCCAACCGTACCGATTTTGAAGCACAACAGGTTCAACAGCCTAAAAAAGAAACCCTGCACGATTTTGAATTGGGCGTGGAAAGAAAGCAAGGCCGTTACAACTGGGGCGCTACTGTATACTATATGTTATATAAAGATCAGTTGGTGCTAACAGGCGCGAGAAACGATGTAGGCGCCTACACACGCATCAATACGCCTAACAGCTATCGTCTGGGTCTGGAATTACAAGGTGGCGTAGTATTGAACAAATGGTTAAATATACAGGCCAACACCACCATCAGCCGCAACAAAATAAAAGCCTTTACCTCTTATATAGATGAATATGACGGCAATGGCAAACTGTTAGGACAACAGGCTACAGCTTATAGTAACACAGACATATCCTTCTCTCCTGCTATTATTGTAGGTGGCAGCATTAACCTTACCCCGGTAAAAAACCTGGAGCTAAGCCTGCTAAGCAAATATGTAGGCAAACAATACCTGGATAACACGCAGGATAATGAGCGTAAGCTAAACGATTACTATGTACAGGATGCCAGAGTAATCTGGACTGTAAAACACTTCCTGTTTAATGAATGGAATTTTACCGGCCAGGTAAACAACCTGTTTAACCGGAAATACGAAGCTAATGGCGCCAATTACCCCGGTATTTATGATGGTACACCTACTAACTACATCTATTACTCTACTATGGCAGGCACTAACTTTATGTTGGGTGTTAACATCAAACTGTAA
- a CDS encoding rhodanese-like domain-containing protein, with product MNTITFEELKPRMDSGEQVNLLDVREDHERADYNIGGAHIPLGKVQMMQLDDIEDWKDKEVIVYCRSGNRSVVAAMFMEQIGFKNVVNLVGGMLNWKEKEEQQHG from the coding sequence ATGAACACAATTACATTTGAAGAACTCAAACCACGGATGGATAGTGGGGAACAGGTAAATCTGCTGGATGTTCGGGAAGACCATGAGAGAGCTGATTACAACATAGGCGGAGCACATATTCCACTTGGCAAAGTACAGATGATGCAGTTGGATGATATTGAAGACTGGAAAGATAAGGAGGTGATCGTTTACTGTCGCAGTGGTAACAGAAGTGTAGTAGCAGCTATGTTTATGGAACAGATTGGTTTTAAAAATGTAGTGAACCTGGTGGGTGGCATGTTAAACTGGAAGGAGAAAGAAGAACAGCAACACGGCTAA
- a CDS encoding PASTA domain-containing protein — MFKFLTNRPFWVNLLVAIGIVVLLLVLLFSSLSFLTRHNKNSKVPSVTGRNVEEAKRLLESLGFDVEVQDSIYLDNAARLSVTKQQPEADAVVKNGRTVYLTINRAVAPLVEMPDLRGFSYLSAKLYLQSLGLKMGDTSYTPDIAKNAVREQKIHGRPVAPGTKVNMGTEIDFVLGSGIGNSEMNVPDLLGMTVGQAREFLATLSVSLGAVVTEAGDAVSDTENAYITRQKPMPYEILSDGSRSSNKIRSGQLLDVYISSKPPSADSAH; from the coding sequence GTGTTCAAATTCTTAACCAACCGACCCTTTTGGGTAAACTTACTGGTAGCAATAGGTATTGTTGTTTTGCTACTGGTGTTACTTTTCAGCTCACTGAGTTTTTTAACCAGGCATAATAAAAATTCCAAAGTTCCCTCCGTAACCGGCCGCAATGTAGAGGAAGCCAAACGCTTGCTGGAATCGCTGGGATTTGATGTAGAAGTGCAGGATTCGATTTACCTGGATAATGCAGCCCGTTTATCAGTAACGAAGCAGCAGCCCGAAGCTGATGCGGTTGTAAAAAATGGCAGAACGGTATATCTTACCATTAACAGGGCAGTAGCTCCTTTGGTGGAAATGCCTGACTTACGTGGTTTTTCCTACCTCAGTGCCAAGCTGTATCTGCAAAGCCTGGGTTTAAAAATGGGGGATACTTCTTATACGCCTGATATTGCCAAGAACGCAGTAAGGGAACAAAAAATACATGGCAGGCCTGTAGCTCCTGGAACAAAGGTGAATATGGGTACAGAAATAGATTTTGTGCTGGGTAGCGGAATAGGTAACTCGGAAATGAATGTGCCAGATCTGTTAGGAATGACTGTGGGACAGGCACGTGAGTTTCTGGCCACTTTAAGCGTGTCGTTGGGTGCGGTGGTTACAGAAGCCGGCGACGCTGTAAGCGATACTGAAAATGCCTACATTACCCGCCAGAAGCCTATGCCCTACGAAATTTTGTCAGATGGTTCCAGAAGTTCCAACAAAATTCGCTCTGGTCAGTTATTGGATGTATATATTAGCAGCAAGCCGCCATCTGCGGATAGTGCACATTAA
- a CDS encoding D-alanine--D-alanine ligase: MQKKIALVTGGYSGEAEISYKSAITVENNVDRSKFDVYKIDINPEGWYYLPADGEKVPVNKSDFTVSYNGTTIHFDAVLMCIHGTPGEDGKLQGYFDMLNLPYTSCDAATSALTFNKRYTVAVASFAGIKVAKSVLLIKGRMENADEAALLQFPVFVKPNNGGSSIGMSKVNSKDGLQAAIEKAFKEDNQVLVEEFIQGREFTIGVFRKKGEIITLPMTEVVSKNEFFDYEAKYLGKSDEITPAVVEETIAEKVRETARNIYTVLNCRGIVRIDFIYNEAAGAPYMLEVNTVPGQSDASLVPQQVRAMGATLQDFYTDVIEEALS; the protein is encoded by the coding sequence ATGCAGAAGAAAATTGCCTTAGTTACCGGAGGTTATAGCGGTGAAGCTGAAATAAGCTATAAAAGCGCTATAACTGTTGAGAATAATGTAGACCGGAGCAAATTTGATGTATACAAAATTGATATAAACCCGGAAGGATGGTATTATTTGCCTGCAGATGGCGAAAAGGTTCCCGTAAACAAAAGTGATTTTACAGTTTCGTATAATGGCACTACCATTCATTTTGATGCGGTGTTAATGTGCATACATGGCACACCTGGTGAAGACGGTAAATTACAGGGTTATTTTGATATGCTGAACCTGCCTTACACCAGCTGTGATGCAGCCACCTCGGCACTTACTTTTAATAAAAGATACACAGTAGCAGTAGCTTCTTTTGCCGGCATTAAAGTGGCTAAAAGCGTTCTGCTGATAAAAGGCAGAATGGAAAATGCCGATGAAGCGGCATTGTTGCAGTTTCCGGTGTTTGTGAAACCCAATAACGGTGGCAGTAGCATAGGTATGAGCAAGGTGAACAGCAAGGATGGGCTGCAAGCTGCTATTGAAAAGGCATTTAAGGAAGACAACCAGGTGTTGGTGGAAGAATTTATACAGGGACGTGAGTTTACCATTGGTGTGTTTAGAAAGAAAGGCGAGATTATTACTTTGCCTATGACAGAGGTGGTAAGCAAGAACGAGTTTTTTGATTATGAAGCAAAATACCTGGGTAAAAGTGATGAGATTACACCAGCGGTTGTGGAGGAAACTATTGCAGAAAAAGTGCGTGAAACAGCCCGGAACATTTATACGGTATTGAATTGCCGGGGCATTGTACGCATTGATTTTATTTATAACGAAGCAGCGGGCGCTCCTTATATGCTGGAGGTAAACACGGTACCAGGGCAAAGTGATGCCAGCCTTGTGCCACAGCAAGTACGCGCTATGGGCGCTACTTTGCAGGACTTTTATACAGATGTAATTGAAGAGGCGTTATCGTAA
- a CDS encoding 4Fe-4S dicluster domain-containing protein translates to MSIKITEECINCGACEPECPNNAIYEGGVEWAIADGTSVKGAFTTSEGTVINADERFAPISVDTYYIVPNKCTECQGFHEEPQCAAVCPVDCCVPDEMYQETIDQLMAKKDRLHV, encoded by the coding sequence ATGTCGATTAAGATAACGGAAGAGTGTATTAACTGCGGCGCCTGTGAGCCGGAATGTCCCAATAACGCCATTTATGAAGGCGGTGTGGAATGGGCCATTGCCGACGGAACAAGCGTAAAAGGCGCATTTACCACTTCCGAGGGTACTGTGATAAATGCAGATGAGCGTTTTGCTCCTATTAGTGTTGATACCTATTATATCGTTCCAAATAAATGTACCGAGTGCCAGGGGTTTCATGAAGAACCTCAGTGTGCAGCGGTTTGCCCGGTAGATTGTTGTGTGCCTGACGAAATGTACCAGGAAACTATCGATCAATTAATGGCTAAAAAAGACAGATTACACGTATAA
- a CDS encoding acyl-CoA reductase — translation MNLQDRIELLVKLGNYLHQNGVEWQAATEKASRNNAWFAPEFIKLAADNIASQFLQQEKLQRWAAHYQVPNQQPAPKTVGIVMAGNIPMVGFHDFLCVFIQGHKAKIKLSSKDEILIPHLVNLLEQWDNRLADYFTFADIIKGCDAYIATGSNNTGRYFEYYFSKYPHIIRRNRTSVAIIDGSESEQELALLAGDIQLYFGMGCRNITQLFVPQGYDFIPLLEALKAYDYVADNHKYKHNFDYHLALLIMNSKFYMNNGSVILAENVSPFSPVSQIHYQFYDNKAVIEEQLQTSSDIQCITGHGHIPFGSAQQPSLADYADGVDTMEFLAKLA, via the coding sequence ATGAACTTACAGGATAGAATAGAATTATTGGTAAAACTGGGCAACTACCTGCATCAGAACGGAGTAGAATGGCAAGCGGCTACTGAAAAAGCCAGCCGTAACAATGCGTGGTTTGCGCCTGAATTTATAAAACTGGCCGCTGATAATATTGCCAGCCAGTTTTTGCAACAGGAAAAATTACAACGCTGGGCCGCGCATTACCAAGTACCCAACCAGCAACCTGCGCCTAAAACTGTCGGAATTGTAATGGCAGGAAATATTCCCATGGTAGGCTTTCACGATTTTCTGTGTGTGTTTATACAGGGCCACAAGGCAAAAATTAAGCTCAGCTCCAAAGATGAAATATTGATCCCCCACCTGGTAAACCTGCTGGAGCAATGGGACAACCGCCTGGCCGACTACTTCACTTTTGCCGACATTATTAAAGGCTGCGACGCCTACATAGCCACCGGCAGCAATAACACCGGCCGCTATTTTGAATACTATTTCAGCAAATACCCGCACATCATCCGTCGCAACCGTACTTCGGTGGCCATTATCGATGGCTCCGAAAGCGAACAGGAACTGGCATTGCTGGCAGGCGATATTCAACTGTACTTTGGAATGGGATGTCGTAATATTACGCAGCTGTTTGTGCCGCAGGGCTACGATTTCATTCCCCTGCTGGAGGCACTGAAAGCCTATGATTATGTAGCCGACAACCATAAATACAAGCATAATTTCGACTACCACCTGGCCCTGCTTATCATGAACAGTAAGTTTTACATGAATAATGGCAGCGTTATACTGGCCGAAAACGTATCCCCTTTTTCACCGGTAAGCCAGATACATTACCAATTTTACGATAATAAAGCTGTTATAGAAGAACAACTGCAAACTTCTTCCGATATTCAATGTATAACAGGTCACGGACATATTCCTTTTGGCAGTGCCCAGCAACCTTCTTTAGCAGATTATGCAGATGGAGTAGACACGATGGAGTTTCTGGCCAAATTGGCATAA
- a CDS encoding trypsin-like peptidase domain-containing protein yields the protein MKLKSILLVVVISALTAVLSVWGYSKWMQKQYAGTQESGKLPVNYAGFFDKNNAPAGPVDFTAAATSATPAVVHIKTRTKAKQVTNNLPNRGRNPLSDFFGDDDPFSDFFGGPRVQMIPEQRASGSGVLISEDGYIITNNHVVEGADEINVTLANKKSYKATVIGRDNSSDLAVIKIEGSKFPYLVYGNSDDLKLGQWVLAVGYPLNLDVTVTAGIVSAKARSININKSKNAVESFIQTDAAVNPGNSGGALINTNGELIGINSAIASPTGSYAGYSYAIPVNITKKIVNDIIKYGAVQRGFIGIQFANEAATDEQKKAAGIKDGEGIYVTGVPSDGAAKAAGIQKGDFITKINGVSVETGPQLQEQVTRFKPGDKVAVTYVRGGKEYTTNVTLKNIAGNTDIVKNEPTNILNKLGGDLATVDKAVAQKNNIAGGVVVKKINGGLLKGTRMEAGFIITRVNGQDVKTVDELADLLKSASGQIQLEGIYPGYEGTYGYPLNLSGAGEEENGDNQ from the coding sequence ATGAAACTCAAAAGCATTTTATTAGTAGTTGTAATTAGTGCGTTAACAGCAGTTTTGAGTGTATGGGGATATAGTAAGTGGATGCAAAAACAATATGCCGGTACACAAGAATCAGGTAAACTTCCTGTTAATTACGCCGGCTTCTTTGATAAGAACAATGCCCCTGCAGGACCAGTTGATTTCACAGCAGCAGCCACTTCTGCCACTCCGGCAGTGGTGCATATTAAAACCCGCACCAAAGCCAAGCAGGTTACCAACAATCTACCTAACAGAGGCAGGAACCCATTGAGCGACTTTTTTGGCGACGACGATCCGTTCTCTGATTTCTTCGGTGGCCCACGTGTTCAGATGATTCCTGAACAAAGAGCCAGCGGTAGCGGCGTATTAATCAGTGAAGATGGTTACATCATCACCAATAACCACGTAGTAGAAGGTGCCGATGAAATCAATGTAACCTTAGCCAACAAAAAAAGCTACAAAGCCACTGTTATTGGCCGCGACAACAGCAGCGACCTGGCAGTAATTAAAATTGAAGGCAGCAAATTTCCTTACCTGGTATATGGTAACAGTGATGATTTGAAATTGGGCCAATGGGTACTGGCAGTAGGTTATCCATTAAACCTGGATGTTACGGTAACCGCTGGTATCGTAAGTGCTAAAGCCCGTTCTATTAACATTAACAAAAGCAAAAATGCGGTAGAATCTTTCATTCAAACCGATGCCGCTGTAAACCCTGGTAACAGCGGTGGTGCTTTAATTAACACCAATGGCGAGTTAATCGGCATTAACAGTGCTATCGCTTCTCCTACCGGCTCTTACGCAGGTTACTCTTATGCCATTCCGGTTAATATCACCAAGAAAATTGTAAATGATATTATCAAATACGGCGCTGTTCAAAGAGGTTTTATCGGTATTCAGTTTGCTAATGAAGCAGCCACCGACGAGCAGAAAAAAGCAGCGGGTATTAAAGATGGAGAAGGGATTTATGTTACCGGTGTTCCATCTGATGGTGCAGCCAAAGCAGCGGGTATTCAAAAAGGAGACTTCATCACTAAAATCAACGGCGTTTCAGTAGAAACCGGTCCCCAATTACAAGAGCAGGTTACACGCTTCAAACCAGGTGATAAAGTAGCAGTTACTTATGTACGCGGCGGTAAAGAATATACTACCAATGTTACACTGAAAAACATTGCAGGCAATACGGATATCGTTAAAAACGAACCCACCAATATACTCAATAAACTGGGTGGCGATTTAGCTACAGTAGATAAAGCTGTTGCACAAAAAAATAATATTGCCGGTGGTGTAGTAGTGAAAAAGATCAATGGCGGCCTGTTAAAAGGCACACGTATGGAAGCTGGCTTTATCATTACCCGCGTAAACGGTCAGGATGTAAAAACTGTTGACGAGCTGGCCGATCTGCTGAAAAGCGCAAGTGGTCAAATTCAGTTAGAAGGTATATATCCAGGCTACGAAGGCACTTATGGTTATCCATTAAACCTGAGCGGTGCTGGTGAAGAAGAAAATGGCGACAACCAATAA